DNA from Streptomyces rishiriensis:
GTCGGGCTGCTCGTCGTCCTGGCTGTCGTACAGACCCGTGTCGTTCGCCTGCCAGACGTCCAGCACGGCACCGGCCAGCGGCCTGCCGTCGCAGTCCGTGATCCGGCCGTGCACCACGGCCCGCTCACCGCGCCGCAGTTCGGGGCCCTCGGCGATCCAGGCGCCCATCGGGCGGGGCGGCGCCGGCGAGTGGAAGGGGCCCTCGACCGAGCTGGGCGTCATGGTCGGCGGGCCCGTGTGGTTGACGTCGTCCACGGCCGAGGTGAGGCCCAGCATGTCGGAGAGCAGGATGAACTCGTTGCGGCGCTCGGTGCAGGCCCGGCCCGTGCGGACCAGGAAGTCCACCGCGCGCAGCCACTCGTCCTCGGAGGGCCGCGTCTCCCGTACGAAGGCGTGCAGATGGGTCACGAGGCCGCCGATCAGCTCCCGCAGCCGCTCGTCGTCGCCCCGGACGGTGGACAGGACCTGCCGGGTCAGCGCGTCCGGCTCCCGGTCGTGGCCGGAGCCGGGCGGTGTCGTCCCTTCCGCGAAGGCGTGCCGAGCCGATTCGGTGGGGTCGGTCATGAGGTCGCTCCCGCGGGAGTCAGGGCGGCGTCCGGTGCCGCGCAGCCGTAGGTGTGGGTGCCGGACCCGGCGTGGTGCCGGGCGCCGTCGGGCAGGAGGACCTGCGCGGTGGTGCCGGGCG
Protein-coding regions in this window:
- a CDS encoding dioxygenase family protein; protein product: MTDPTESARHAFAEGTTPPGSGHDREPDALTRQVLSTVRGDDERLRELIGGLVTHLHAFVRETRPSEDEWLRAVDFLVRTGRACTERRNEFILLSDMLGLTSAVDDVNHTGPPTMTPSSVEGPFHSPAPPRPMGAWIAEGPELRRGERAVVHGRITDCDGRPLAGAVLDVWQANDTGLYDSQDDEQPDGNLRALFTTGPDGAYWFRTVKPASYPVPTDGPVGELLRALGRHPMRPAHVHLRVEAAGHRSLTTHVFAAGDPYLGSDAAFAVKDALVAPFAPGDEDTARRFGMDGPFLQAEFDIRLAAAPAAETGGTRA